In Desulfopila inferna, a single window of DNA contains:
- a CDS encoding cupin domain-containing protein, which produces MVLKIDTPTIIEAAGNKPKIIKEYIGRVNSQTSDLSVAHMASPAGWEEPGQKPEFREYTVVLKGMLRVKTATQELDIHPGEAIIVEADEWVQYSTPHEGGAEYIAVCLPAFSTDTVHRDDEKES; this is translated from the coding sequence ATGGTATTGAAAATTGACACGCCGACAATAATTGAAGCCGCGGGCAACAAACCGAAAATCATCAAAGAATATATAGGTCGGGTCAATTCGCAGACCTCAGACCTGAGTGTCGCTCACATGGCCAGTCCTGCAGGCTGGGAGGAACCGGGCCAGAAGCCGGAATTCAGGGAATACACCGTTGTGCTCAAAGGAATGTTGCGGGTAAAAACGGCAACACAGGAACTGGATATTCATCCGGGTGAAGCAATAATTGTTGAGGCCGATGAGTGGGTACAATACAGCACTCCACATGAAGGAGGAGCCGAGTATATTGCGGTCTGCCTACCGGCGTTCTCAACCGATACGGTTCATAGAGACGATGAAAAGGAGTCCTGA
- a CDS encoding glutathione S-transferase family protein: protein MYTVYTIPGSCSSGIVVLLEKLQVEYTPVRREDVPDYSAIVPTNQVPALRTANAQIITEGAAIVLYLLEKHKSEMLPDDLSQKAEFLRWLMFDYATLHPAYGKMMTIKYKTKMDENERTEVLSQLADTVSSLWAILDKELENKRFITGDRPTIVDYLAAVYSSWGKNFPETKITLGKNVTRLINEVAELPEFQAGYRKENFEFHKYAQ, encoded by the coding sequence ATGTATACTGTATATACCATTCCAGGTTCGTGTTCTTCAGGTATTGTTGTCTTACTTGAAAAGCTTCAGGTTGAATATACACCGGTAAGGCGTGAAGATGTTCCCGATTATTCAGCTATCGTGCCGACAAACCAGGTTCCCGCCTTGAGAACAGCAAACGCCCAGATCATTACGGAAGGTGCGGCAATCGTCCTCTATCTCTTAGAAAAACACAAATCAGAGATGCTGCCTGACGATCTCTCCCAAAAAGCAGAATTTCTCCGGTGGCTGATGTTTGACTATGCAACCCTGCACCCTGCATACGGCAAAATGATGACCATAAAATATAAAACGAAAATGGATGAAAATGAACGGACAGAGGTTTTAAGCCAACTGGCAGATACCGTTTCCTCACTGTGGGCAATTCTGGATAAGGAATTGGAAAACAAAAGATTCATAACCGGCGATAGACCGACAATCGTCGATTATCTGGCAGCCGTTTATTCAAGCTGGGGAAAAAACTTTCCTGAGACAAAAATTACTTTGGGAAAAAACGTTACACGATTGATTAATGAGGTGGCGGAGCTTCCTGAGTTCCAGGCCGGCTACAGGAAGGAAAATTTCGAATTTCATAAATATGCTCAATAA
- a CDS encoding cation-transporting P-type ATPase has protein sequence MANNASQQKKPWHSMTAEEVFSSLNTDKQGLSTDDASRRIQEYGPNKLPERGKQSEFSRFIKQFDNILIYVLLVAAVVTAVLGHWVDTWIILAVVIINAIIGFIQEGKAEKALEGIKKMLSLKASVIRDGQKNEIDAEELVPGDIVSLTAGDKIPADLRIFKEKSFQVEESPLTGESAAVEKRSQAVDEDTELGDRTSMAYSGTTATYGNAQGVVIGTGENTELGKINTMISEVQEITTPLLRQIHDFGTKLAFVILGAAVALFLFGFFIRGHNIDDMFMAVISLAVAAIPEGLPAIMTITLAIGVQRMARRNAIIRKLPSVETLGAVSVICSDKTGTLTRNEMTAQLIIIDGKSYEIEGEGYDPEGNILLDGSKVDHSESEPLTKLLQTAWVCNESEIRKDDGTWRLIGEPTEGALKTLGYKAGLQVFLPERLNDIPFDSEHKYMATLNLVDNDRIIYIKGAPERLLEMCDKQLTAAGEKQLDKSSWLDSIDEAADRGMRMIGTAYKIPDKSTDELEKEDVGDGAVFLGLIGIMDPPRSEAIEAVRQCKAAGITVKMITGDHKITARAIGRKMGIGDGEKVIEGRDMDRMDERELQRVVMENDVFARTSPEHKVKLIKALRANNVISAMTGDGVNDAPALKNADVGIAMGIKGTEVAKDTAEMVLADDNFASIANAVEEGRTVYDNLRKAIIFILPTNGSEAMVVIGAILLGITMPITPAQILWINMVTAVTLALALSFEPMEKDVMKNPPRDPDDSIIGGYFIFRIVYISLLLGGAVTVVFLMLEDQHGIISSRTVAVNALVFGQLFYLLNCRKIRHQAFDKSFFSNKAVFVACLVLIILQGVFTYAPFMNDIFETSPISLHLLLYPLLVGLGIFIIVELEKWVATKKKLLT, from the coding sequence ATGGCAAATAATGCATCTCAGCAGAAAAAACCCTGGCACAGCATGACGGCAGAGGAGGTATTCAGTTCTCTGAACACAGACAAACAAGGCCTGTCAACAGATGACGCTTCCCGGCGAATTCAGGAATACGGGCCGAATAAGTTGCCGGAAAGAGGAAAGCAGTCAGAGTTTTCGCGGTTCATTAAGCAGTTCGACAACATTTTAATATATGTTCTTCTTGTTGCTGCAGTGGTTACCGCGGTTCTCGGCCATTGGGTGGATACCTGGATCATCCTCGCCGTTGTCATCATAAACGCCATTATTGGTTTTATTCAGGAAGGCAAGGCTGAAAAGGCGCTGGAGGGCATCAAAAAGATGCTGTCCCTGAAAGCAAGTGTAATCAGGGATGGCCAGAAAAATGAGATCGATGCCGAAGAACTGGTTCCTGGAGACATCGTTTCCTTGACCGCGGGCGATAAAATACCGGCTGATCTTCGAATTTTTAAAGAAAAGAGCTTCCAGGTCGAAGAATCACCACTGACAGGAGAATCGGCGGCTGTGGAAAAAAGGTCCCAAGCTGTTGACGAAGATACCGAACTGGGCGACCGCACCAGCATGGCTTATTCCGGGACGACCGCAACATATGGTAACGCTCAGGGTGTAGTGATCGGAACAGGGGAAAACACCGAACTAGGCAAAATCAACACCATGATCTCGGAGGTGCAGGAGATCACCACGCCTTTACTCCGGCAGATCCATGATTTCGGCACAAAGCTGGCTTTTGTTATTCTGGGTGCCGCTGTGGCTTTGTTTTTATTTGGCTTTTTCATTCGCGGACACAATATAGACGACATGTTTATGGCGGTCATAAGCCTGGCGGTTGCCGCTATTCCGGAAGGACTTCCCGCCATCATGACCATCACTCTGGCTATCGGGGTCCAGCGCATGGCCAGGCGCAATGCCATTATCAGAAAGCTGCCGTCGGTCGAGACTTTGGGAGCGGTCTCGGTTATCTGCTCGGATAAGACCGGAACGCTAACGCGCAACGAAATGACGGCGCAACTCATAATCATCGACGGTAAATCCTATGAGATAGAGGGTGAAGGATACGATCCTGAAGGCAATATTCTTCTGGATGGTTCAAAGGTAGATCATTCGGAGTCGGAACCGCTGACAAAGCTGCTCCAGACCGCCTGGGTATGCAATGAGTCCGAGATCAGAAAAGATGACGGCACCTGGAGGCTGATCGGCGAGCCTACCGAAGGGGCATTGAAAACCCTTGGTTATAAAGCGGGGCTCCAGGTTTTCCTGCCGGAGCGCCTCAACGACATACCTTTTGACTCCGAACATAAATACATGGCCACACTCAACCTAGTCGACAATGACAGGATCATCTATATCAAAGGAGCTCCTGAAAGGCTGCTGGAAATGTGCGATAAGCAATTAACGGCAGCTGGTGAAAAGCAACTGGATAAATCCTCCTGGCTGGACAGTATCGATGAAGCGGCGGACAGGGGCATGAGAATGATTGGTACTGCCTACAAAATTCCCGACAAAAGCACCGATGAGCTGGAAAAGGAGGATGTTGGCGACGGAGCCGTATTTTTAGGATTGATAGGGATTATGGACCCCCCGCGATCAGAAGCGATAGAGGCGGTCAGGCAATGCAAGGCTGCCGGCATCACGGTAAAGATGATCACCGGAGACCATAAGATCACGGCAAGGGCCATCGGCAGGAAAATGGGTATAGGTGATGGAGAAAAGGTAATAGAAGGCAGGGACATGGACAGGATGGATGAGAGGGAGTTGCAAAGAGTTGTTATGGAAAATGATGTCTTTGCCCGCACCAGTCCTGAACATAAAGTGAAATTGATAAAAGCGCTGCGGGCAAATAATGTGATCAGCGCCATGACCGGCGACGGGGTTAACGACGCCCCCGCCTTGAAGAACGCCGATGTCGGCATCGCCATGGGAATCAAAGGGACCGAAGTTGCCAAGGATACCGCTGAAATGGTATTGGCCGACGATAATTTCGCCTCGATTGCCAATGCCGTTGAGGAGGGGCGCACGGTCTATGACAATCTCCGCAAGGCCATTATCTTCATATTGCCGACAAACGGCTCGGAAGCCATGGTGGTTATCGGCGCCATTCTTCTGGGAATAACCATGCCCATAACCCCTGCCCAGATTTTGTGGATAAATATGGTAACGGCTGTGACCCTGGCTCTGGCCCTCTCCTTCGAGCCCATGGAAAAGGACGTGATGAAGAATCCGCCACGAGACCCGGATGATTCCATCATCGGCGGATATTTCATTTTTCGGATTGTTTATATATCCCTGCTGCTGGGCGGTGCGGTGACTGTCGTTTTTCTGATGCTTGAAGACCAACACGGCATAATCTCCTCCCGAACAGTCGCCGTTAACGCTCTGGTTTTCGGTCAGTTATTTTATTTGTTAAACTGTCGAAAAATACGGCATCAAGCCTTCGACAAGAGTTTTTTCAGCAATAAAGCCGTCTTCGTCGCCTGTCTGGTCCTGATAATACTGCAAGGGGTATTCACCTATGCTCCCTTCATGAATGACATCTTTGAAACATCTCCCATATCGTTACACCTCTTGCTTTACCCTTTGCTTGTAGGGCTGGGAATTTTCATAATTGTTGAACTGGAAAAATGGGTGGCAACCAAGAAAAAACTGCTGACGTGA